From the genome of Mycobacteriales bacterium, one region includes:
- a CDS encoding EamA family transporter yields the protein MDNTERVRNTDVVPAPVLVVAAIASVQSGAAVAIKLFPAVGAGGAVLLRLAIAAVILCGVVRPPVRAFSRTDLGLTVGFGVVLAAMNASFYLALDRIPLGVAVTIEFLGPLAVAIGGSRRMVDGVWVVLAAAGVVLLGGGGGQLSATGVVCAAVAAVCWAGYILLSQRVGQVVPGLSGLAVALVVGAVLTAPYGLVAGGKALTRPAVLGKGLAVALLSSVVPYSLELLALRRMRAAIFGVLMSLEPAMAALSGLVFLGQHLRDREWLALGCVVIASVGATAAARTRLPAEMIEG from the coding sequence GTGGACAACACTGAGCGGGTGCGCAACACCGACGTGGTCCCCGCGCCGGTGTTGGTGGTCGCCGCGATCGCGAGCGTGCAGAGCGGCGCCGCGGTGGCGATCAAGCTGTTCCCCGCCGTCGGCGCGGGCGGGGCGGTGCTGCTGCGGCTTGCGATCGCGGCCGTGATCCTCTGCGGCGTGGTCCGACCTCCGGTCCGTGCGTTCTCGCGGACCGACCTCGGCCTGACCGTCGGGTTCGGGGTGGTGCTGGCGGCGATGAACGCGTCGTTCTATCTCGCCTTGGACCGGATCCCGCTCGGTGTCGCGGTGACGATCGAGTTCCTCGGCCCGCTGGCGGTGGCCATCGGTGGGTCTCGGCGGATGGTCGACGGGGTGTGGGTGGTGCTCGCCGCCGCCGGGGTCGTCCTGCTGGGCGGCGGCGGCGGGCAGCTGTCCGCGACCGGGGTGGTCTGCGCAGCGGTGGCGGCTGTCTGCTGGGCGGGCTACATCCTGCTCTCGCAGCGGGTCGGACAGGTGGTGCCGGGGCTCAGCGGCCTCGCCGTCGCGCTCGTCGTCGGCGCCGTGCTGACCGCGCCGTACGGGTTGGTCGCCGGCGGGAAGGCGCTGACGCGGCCTGCGGTGCTCGGCAAGGGGCTCGCGGTCGCGCTGCTGTCCTCGGTCGTGCCCTACTCGCTCGAGCTGCTGGCGCTGCGGCGGATGCGGGCGGCGATCTTCGGAGTGCTCATGTCGCTCGAGCCGGCGATGGCGGCCCTGTCCGGCCTGGTCTTCCTCGGGCAGCACCTTCGCGACCGGGAGTGGCTCGCACTCGGCTGTGTGGTGATCGCGTCGGTCGGGGCGACCGCCGCGGCACGGACGCGGCTGCCGGCCGAGATGATCGAAGGGTGA
- a CDS encoding flavodoxin family protein: protein MSRLLVVHHTPSPAMQEMLEAVVSGARDDAIEDVEVVVVPALVAGPVDVLGADGYLLGTPANIGYMSGALKHFFDTVYYPVLEATKGRPYAAYVHGNLGTEGALGSIETITTGLGWVAVAKPLSVTGAPTRGDREALYELGATVAANLASR from the coding sequence GTGTCGAGACTCCTGGTCGTGCATCACACGCCTTCGCCCGCGATGCAGGAGATGCTCGAAGCGGTCGTGTCCGGCGCCCGCGACGACGCGATCGAGGACGTCGAGGTCGTGGTTGTGCCCGCCTTGGTCGCAGGGCCGGTCGACGTCCTCGGCGCCGACGGCTACCTGCTCGGTACGCCGGCGAACATCGGCTACATGTCAGGGGCCCTCAAGCACTTCTTCGACACCGTCTACTACCCGGTGCTCGAGGCGACCAAGGGTCGGCCGTACGCGGCGTACGTGCACGGCAACCTCGGCACGGAGGGCGCGCTCGGCTCCATCGAGACCATCACGACAGGTCTGGGGTGGGTGGCGGTGGCGAAGCCGTTGTCGGTGACGGGTGCGCCGACGCGAGGCGACCGCGAGGCGCTCTACGAGCTCGGCGCGACGGTTGCCGCGAACCTCGCCAGCCGCTGA
- a CDS encoding FUSC family protein — translation MRSSASLRRAIAAALAIDSTGFAPLVALRGAIGVAIPVSIGLATNHPAEGAIAAAGALPAGAAALGNRQLAGHRIIAATAVGMALSTFAGGLVAGHLVATLLVLAGWGFAAGLTVVLGRDATVVGIQAVIGVVVFGRFPGSVSSCALHAGWVLAGAGLQGVLAAVLRSPMRFAAERRILASVYDQLASIARDPDHTGTVAASQTAAASAMLDRRSPDDDVALVRGIADEAERIRIELQSLATAKQVDELPAISAAVTSWLQRLAGSIRDGSAAPGEPDGLDDAVRRLHDARVAAPAGRRGTAVRYAEARVSALLGQLRAVDRMVDALAGIRRIALPHRPNAPTQLALALPRQTATAAQRLRDAAVDTRSSAFRHAVRLAVLLPAAEALSHALPWQRGYWVTLTALLVLKPDYAATSQRGIARIAGTAIGVLAAGGFVVEVHPGTALLVTLIAVTSWAAYTCFAASYAIYTVLITALVVLLLSPIGGAELSTVADRGLDTLIGGAIALAGYLVWPTWEKRSLEASVDGVLAALATYADTVLSRYVDPDSADPAAAGHAAVAARRARMVAVESLERATGEPRRGGADVADAARRLAAARRIVISLHALRATVDDAAEHVSVPELAPLRDAMVEALKAVSRRQRAQVSELRSMQENLDADVAGDLHGLHARRLALLAAQLDPLVDSIDTLAHVSGDASAQPPHV, via the coding sequence GTGAGGTCCTCCGCGTCGCTGAGGCGGGCGATCGCGGCAGCGCTCGCCATCGACTCGACCGGCTTCGCCCCGCTGGTCGCGTTGCGGGGCGCGATCGGGGTGGCGATCCCGGTGAGCATCGGGCTGGCCACCAACCACCCGGCTGAAGGAGCGATTGCCGCCGCCGGTGCGCTGCCTGCCGGTGCGGCTGCGCTGGGCAACCGGCAGCTGGCCGGCCATCGGATCATCGCGGCGACCGCGGTCGGCATGGCGCTCAGCACGTTCGCCGGCGGCCTGGTCGCCGGCCATCTGGTCGCCACCTTGCTGGTGCTCGCCGGCTGGGGGTTCGCCGCCGGGCTGACCGTCGTCCTGGGCAGGGACGCGACTGTCGTCGGCATCCAGGCTGTGATCGGCGTGGTGGTCTTCGGTCGCTTTCCCGGCAGCGTCTCGTCATGCGCCCTCCATGCCGGATGGGTGCTTGCCGGCGCCGGCCTGCAAGGAGTCCTTGCCGCTGTGCTGCGCTCCCCGATGCGTTTCGCGGCGGAGCGACGCATCCTTGCCTCGGTCTACGACCAGCTCGCGAGCATCGCGAGGGACCCGGACCACACCGGGACCGTGGCCGCGTCGCAGACAGCGGCCGCCAGCGCGATGCTCGACCGCCGCAGCCCCGACGACGACGTCGCGCTGGTCCGCGGCATCGCCGACGAAGCCGAGCGGATCCGCATCGAGCTGCAGTCGCTGGCGACGGCGAAGCAGGTCGACGAGCTGCCCGCGATCAGCGCGGCCGTGACGAGCTGGCTGCAGCGGCTCGCCGGGTCCATCCGGGACGGGTCGGCGGCGCCGGGCGAGCCGGACGGTCTCGACGACGCGGTCCGCCGGTTGCACGATGCGCGGGTCGCCGCGCCCGCCGGACGCCGCGGCACCGCGGTGCGGTACGCCGAGGCCCGCGTGTCGGCGCTGCTCGGGCAGCTGCGCGCGGTCGATCGCATGGTCGACGCGCTCGCCGGCATCCGTCGGATCGCACTGCCGCATCGCCCCAACGCCCCGACGCAGCTGGCGCTCGCGCTGCCCCGGCAGACCGCCACGGCCGCTCAGCGGTTGCGCGACGCCGCCGTCGACACCCGATCCTCGGCGTTCCGCCACGCAGTGCGGCTCGCCGTGCTGCTGCCCGCTGCCGAAGCGCTCAGTCACGCGCTGCCGTGGCAGCGCGGCTACTGGGTGACGTTGACCGCCCTACTCGTCCTCAAGCCGGACTACGCAGCAACCTCCCAGCGCGGCATCGCCAGAATCGCCGGGACCGCGATAGGCGTGCTGGCTGCGGGCGGCTTCGTCGTCGAGGTCCACCCCGGCACCGCTTTGCTCGTCACGCTGATCGCGGTGACGAGCTGGGCGGCCTACACCTGCTTCGCCGCCTCGTACGCGATCTACACCGTCCTGATCACCGCGCTCGTGGTGCTGCTGCTGTCCCCGATCGGGGGCGCCGAGCTGTCGACGGTCGCCGACCGCGGGCTCGACACGTTGATCGGCGGCGCGATCGCGCTGGCCGGTTACCTGGTGTGGCCGACCTGGGAGAAGCGATCACTCGAGGCGTCGGTGGACGGCGTCCTCGCCGCTCTCGCGACGTACGCCGATACGGTGCTGTCGCGCTACGTCGATCCCGACAGCGCCGATCCCGCTGCCGCCGGCCACGCGGCTGTCGCGGCGAGGCGAGCACGGATGGTGGCCGTCGAGTCCCTCGAACGCGCCACCGGCGAGCCGCGTCGTGGCGGCGCCGATGTCGCCGACGCGGCACGGCGGCTCGCGGCGGCACGTCGGATCGTGATCAGCCTCCACGCACTTCGCGCCACGGTCGACGACGCGGCCGAGCACGTTTCGGTCCCGGAGCTCGCGCCCCTGCGTGACGCCATGGTGGAGGCGCTGAAGGCGGTCTCGCGACGACAACGTGCGCAGGTGAGCGAGCTGCGCTCGATGCAGGAGAACCTCGACGCCGACGTCGCCGGTGACCTCCACGGCCTGCACGCCCGGCGGCTGGCCCTGCTCGCGGCGCAGCTCGACCCGCTGGTCGACAGCATCGACACCCTGGCCCACGTCAGCGGTGACGCGTCAGCGCAGCCGCCGCACGTTTGA
- a CDS encoding fused MFS/spermidine synthase, whose protein sequence is MRVELLRDAERPAGWWLMVGASEQSFVDLDDPCHLEFEYVQLMRYAIETAFPQDEPLAALHLGGGLCTVPRWVAERYPGSPQRVAEASAEIAGLALSIDPQPKFELDVIDALTALDETPAGTLDLLVSDVYTGPDTVMSVYPHVSLAAARAALQDEGLYVCNISDATPFALAKTVVATLRTVFADVVLLVEPAVLRGRRSGNLVLAASDLALDRSDLARFAAGGVLRARVMADGELDAFVGATPAAYDESQLPPSGESNVRRLR, encoded by the coding sequence GTGAGAGTCGAGCTTCTGCGCGACGCGGAACGCCCGGCCGGCTGGTGGCTGATGGTCGGTGCGTCCGAGCAGTCGTTCGTCGATCTCGACGACCCTTGTCATCTGGAGTTCGAGTACGTCCAGCTCATGAGGTACGCGATCGAGACGGCGTTCCCGCAGGACGAGCCGCTCGCCGCGCTGCATCTCGGCGGCGGGCTATGCACCGTCCCTCGGTGGGTGGCCGAGCGCTATCCCGGATCGCCGCAGCGGGTAGCCGAGGCCTCGGCGGAGATCGCGGGCCTTGCCCTCTCGATCGACCCGCAACCGAAGTTCGAGCTGGACGTCATCGACGCTCTGACCGCGCTCGACGAGACCCCGGCGGGCACGCTGGACCTGTTGGTCAGCGACGTCTACACCGGCCCGGACACCGTGATGTCGGTGTACCCGCACGTCTCCCTGGCTGCGGCGCGCGCCGCGCTCCAGGACGAGGGTCTCTACGTCTGCAACATCTCCGATGCAACGCCGTTCGCGTTGGCGAAGACGGTGGTCGCGACGTTGCGAACGGTCTTCGCCGACGTCGTCTTGTTGGTGGAGCCCGCCGTGCTGCGCGGCCGGCGGTCGGGCAACCTGGTGCTCGCCGCCAGCGACCTCGCGCTCGACCGCTCCGACCTGGCGCGGTTTGCGGCCGGAGGCGTGCTTCGTGCCCGGGTGATGGCCGACGGCGAGCTCGACGCGTTCGTCGGCGCCACCCCGGCCGCCTACGACGAGAGCCAGCTCCCGCCGTCCGGTGAGTCAAACGTGCGGCGGCTGCGCTGA
- a CDS encoding NAD(P)/FAD-dependent oxidoreductase: MTDAEQDTFDVIVIGGGPPGENAADYAHRGGLSAALVESELVGGECSYWACMPSKALLRPVEVAAAARALPGIRVGDALDADQVLARRDEFTSHHDDSGQVKWAEGAGITVVRGHGRLAGVRRVAVTGPDGTVRDLTARHAVVLATGTAAAVPPIPGLREARPWTSREVTNMKSVPDRIVVIGGGVVGCEAAVWLNGLGAKVTLAARDERLLTRNEPFAGDLLADALRESGVDVRLSADVSDVRRSGASVTATIDGEAVTAGEVLIAAGRTPRTADLGLSAVGLPDGGFLTTDDSMLVEGVAGEWLYAVGDIAGRAMLTHMGKYQARVAGDVIAARAKGEVPEGKRYAASSDHAAVPQVTFTDPQVASVGLTEADARSAGRNVRTVEYDIGHVAGASLLRDGYTGRAKLVIDGDDHTLLGATFVGPEVGELLHSATVALVGKVPMETLWHAVPSYPTVSEVWLRLLEAYRSE, from the coding sequence ATGACCGATGCCGAGCAGGACACCTTCGACGTCATCGTGATCGGTGGCGGCCCGCCCGGCGAGAACGCCGCCGACTACGCCCACCGCGGCGGGCTGAGCGCCGCGCTCGTGGAGTCCGAGCTGGTCGGCGGCGAATGCTCTTACTGGGCGTGCATGCCGAGCAAGGCGCTGTTGCGACCGGTCGAGGTCGCGGCCGCCGCCCGGGCACTGCCCGGGATCCGGGTCGGCGACGCGCTCGACGCCGACCAGGTGCTCGCCCGCCGTGACGAGTTCACCAGCCACCACGACGACAGCGGCCAGGTGAAGTGGGCGGAAGGCGCGGGCATCACCGTGGTCCGCGGCCACGGCCGGCTTGCCGGGGTACGCCGGGTCGCGGTCACCGGCCCCGACGGCACGGTGCGGGACCTGACCGCCCGCCACGCGGTAGTGCTCGCCACCGGCACCGCCGCCGCCGTCCCGCCGATCCCGGGCCTGCGCGAGGCGCGGCCATGGACCTCCCGCGAGGTCACCAACATGAAGTCGGTCCCCGACCGGATCGTGGTGATCGGCGGCGGCGTGGTCGGCTGCGAGGCCGCCGTCTGGCTCAACGGGCTCGGCGCCAAGGTGACACTCGCAGCGCGAGACGAACGCCTGCTCACCCGCAACGAGCCGTTCGCCGGCGACCTGCTCGCCGACGCGCTGCGCGAGTCGGGCGTCGACGTTCGACTCTCGGCGGACGTGAGCGACGTACGCCGGTCCGGGGCCTCGGTCACCGCGACCATCGACGGTGAGGCGGTGACCGCCGGCGAAGTGCTCATCGCCGCCGGTCGCACGCCCCGCACCGCCGACCTCGGGCTGTCCGCGGTCGGGCTCCCTGACGGCGGCTTCCTCACGACCGACGACAGCATGCTTGTCGAGGGTGTGGCCGGTGAGTGGCTCTATGCGGTCGGCGACATCGCCGGCCGCGCGATGCTGACCCACATGGGCAAGTACCAGGCGCGCGTCGCAGGAGACGTCATCGCCGCGCGCGCGAAGGGCGAGGTCCCGGAAGGCAAGCGCTACGCGGCTTCGAGCGACCACGCTGCGGTGCCGCAGGTCACGTTCACCGACCCGCAGGTCGCCTCCGTGGGCCTCACCGAGGCCGACGCGCGCAGCGCGGGCCGCAACGTCCGCACGGTCGAGTACGACATCGGTCACGTGGCCGGGGCGTCGTTGCTACGCGACGGCTACACCGGTCGCGCCAAGCTGGTCATCGACGGCGACGACCACACGCTGCTCGGTGCCACGTTCGTGGGCCCCGAGGTCGGCGAGCTGCTGCACTCGGCCACAGTCGCCCTGGTCGGGAAGGTGCCGATGGAGACGCTCTGGCACGCCGTCCCGTCCTACCCCACCGTCAGCGAGGTCTGGCTGCGCCTGCTCGAGGCGTACCGGTCTGAGTGA